In Massilistercora timonensis, the following are encoded in one genomic region:
- a CDS encoding aldehyde dehydrogenase → MNQQEIQAIVEKQRAFFHTGATLDIEKRIQALKKLQSCILRYEDEIGAALKQDLGKSTFESYMCEAGLVLSELSYMLRHVRSYSREKRVRTPLAQFHSRSFKKPSPYGVTLIMSPWNYPFLLTIDPLVDAIAAGNTAVVKPSAYSPATSELMARILRECFPEEYVAVVTGGRAENTCLLNEHFDYIFFTGSQAVGREVMRCASARLTPVTLELGGKSPCIVEKTANLKLAARRIVFGKYLNCGQTCVAPDYIYCDASVKDHLVEEIRRQVRIQYTEQPLSNPDYGKIINEKHFQRICGLIDPDKVVLGGGSNPDSLQIEPTVMDNVTFADAVMQEEIFGPLMPILTYDSLDEAIEKINSMAHPLALYLFTSDKAIARKVTARCQFGGGCVNDTIIHLATSEMGFGGFGESGMGAYHGKDGFDTFSHYKSIVDKKTWLDLPMRYQPYQELYRKLLHIFLR, encoded by the coding sequence ATGAACCAACAGGAAATCCAGGCTATTGTAGAGAAACAGCGCGCCTTCTTTCACACAGGCGCCACACTGGATATAGAGAAAAGGATCCAGGCCTTAAAGAAACTTCAAAGCTGTATCCTGCGCTATGAAGATGAGATCGGCGCGGCGCTGAAGCAGGACCTTGGGAAAAGCACCTTCGAAAGCTATATGTGCGAAGCTGGTCTGGTCTTAAGTGAGCTCAGCTACATGCTGCGGCATGTGCGCTCCTATTCCAGGGAGAAACGGGTCCGCACCCCGCTGGCCCAGTTCCACTCCCGGAGCTTTAAGAAGCCTTCTCCCTACGGCGTGACCCTGATCATGAGCCCCTGGAACTATCCCTTCCTTCTGACCATCGATCCCCTGGTAGACGCCATTGCCGCCGGGAATACCGCCGTGGTAAAACCCAGCGCCTATTCTCCCGCCACCAGTGAGCTGATGGCCCGGATCTTAAGGGAATGTTTCCCGGAGGAGTATGTGGCGGTGGTCACCGGCGGACGGGCAGAGAACACCTGTCTTCTCAATGAACATTTCGATTATATTTTCTTCACCGGCAGCCAGGCAGTGGGCCGGGAGGTCATGCGGTGCGCTTCCGCCCGCCTCACTCCCGTCACCCTGGAGCTGGGCGGAAAGAGCCCCTGCATTGTGGAGAAGACCGCCAACCTGAAGCTTGCCGCCCGGCGGATCGTATTCGGCAAGTACCTTAACTGCGGGCAGACCTGTGTGGCGCCGGATTACATCTACTGTGACGCCTCGGTCAAAGACCATCTGGTGGAAGAGATCAGGCGCCAGGTCCGGATCCAGTATACCGAACAGCCCCTCTCCAACCCGGATTACGGCAAGATCATCAACGAGAAGCATTTCCAGCGGATCTGCGGACTGATCGATCCGGACAAGGTGGTGCTGGGGGGCGGCTCCAATCCGGATTCGCTGCAGATCGAGCCTACCGTCATGGACAACGTGACCTTCGCGGACGCGGTGATGCAGGAAGAGATCTTCGGACCTCTCATGCCCATCCTCACCTATGATTCTCTGGATGAGGCCATAGAGAAGATCAATTCCATGGCCCACCCCCTGGCCCTCTACCTCTTCACCTCCGACAAGGCCATTGCCCGGAAGGTGACCGCCAGGTGCCAGTTCGGCGGCGGCTGTGTCAACGATACCATCATCCACCTGGCCACCAGCGAGATGGGATTCGGAGGCTTTGGCGAGAGCGGTATGGGAGCTTACCACGGGAAAGACGGCTTTGATACCTTCTCCCACTACAAGAGCATTGTGGACAAAAAAACCTGGCTGGATCTGCCTATGCGGTATCAGCCATACCAGGAATTGTACCGGAAGCTGCTGCACATTTTCCTGCGGTAG
- a CDS encoding iron-containing alcohol dehydrogenase, translating into MNRFRKMYCRTFQTVFKIALPFLPYRKPKIVGSVKALPEILKKRRCENVLIITDAGIRKLGLTQRLEKVLAKNEIPYTIYDRTVANPTTENVAEAVELYRANDCRAIIGFGGGSSMDCAKATGARIAKPHQSLAKMKGILKVHKRLPLLIAIPTTAGTGSETTLAAVITDAETRYKYAINDFPLIPRYAVLDPKVTLSLPPAITASTGMDALTHAVEAFIGNSTTYGTRKDALLAVKLIFENLDTVYNDGSNLDARRNMLHASFYAGCAFTKSYVGYVHAVAHSLGGQYNVPHGYANAVILPMVLEAYGSAVYKKLDKLAVEAGIADPEDSYEEGAKKFIQAIKDMKLRFHIGNTIPEILEEDIPKLAHYADKEANPLYPVPVLMNARELENFYYGLMEIVPDPQ; encoded by the coding sequence ATGAACCGATTTCGTAAAATGTACTGCAGGACCTTCCAGACGGTCTTCAAGATCGCGCTGCCCTTCCTGCCCTACCGGAAGCCCAAGATCGTAGGAAGTGTGAAGGCTCTGCCGGAGATCCTCAAGAAACGCAGATGTGAAAATGTACTGATCATCACCGACGCAGGCATCCGCAAGCTGGGTCTGACCCAGCGGCTGGAGAAGGTGCTGGCCAAAAACGAGATCCCTTACACCATCTATGACCGGACCGTGGCCAACCCCACTACGGAAAATGTGGCGGAGGCAGTGGAACTCTACCGGGCCAACGATTGCCGGGCCATCATCGGATTCGGCGGCGGCTCCAGTATGGACTGCGCCAAAGCCACCGGCGCAAGGATCGCCAAACCGCACCAGTCTCTGGCAAAGATGAAGGGGATCCTCAAGGTCCACAAGCGGCTGCCCCTGCTCATCGCCATCCCCACCACAGCCGGCACCGGAAGCGAGACCACCCTGGCCGCTGTGATCACGGATGCAGAGACCCGGTATAAATACGCCATCAACGATTTCCCGCTGATCCCCAGGTATGCGGTGCTGGATCCCAAGGTTACTTTAAGCCTTCCTCCGGCCATCACCGCCTCCACGGGAATGGATGCCCTGACCCACGCGGTGGAGGCATTCATCGGCAACTCCACCACCTACGGGACCCGCAAGGACGCCCTGCTGGCGGTGAAACTCATTTTCGAAAATCTGGATACCGTATATAACGACGGCAGCAATCTGGACGCCCGCAGAAATATGCTCCATGCTTCTTTCTACGCCGGATGTGCCTTCACCAAATCTTATGTAGGCTATGTCCACGCAGTGGCCCATTCCCTGGGCGGCCAGTACAACGTGCCCCACGGCTACGCCAACGCCGTGATCCTGCCTATGGTCCTGGAAGCCTACGGAAGTGCCGTTTACAAGAAGCTTGACAAGCTGGCGGTGGAAGCCGGCATCGCGGACCCGGAGGACTCCTACGAAGAAGGGGCGAAGAAATTCATCCAGGCCATCAAGGATATGAAGCTGCGGTTCCATATCGGCAATACCATCCCGGAGATCCTGGAAGAGGATATTCCCAAGCTGGCCCACTATGCGGACAAAGAGGCCAATCCCCTCTATCCCGTGCCGGTGCTGATGAACGCCAGGGAACTGGAGAACTTCTATTACGGGCTGATGGAGATCGTCCCAGACCCGCAGTAA